From a single Vitis vinifera cultivar Pinot Noir 40024 chromosome 18, ASM3070453v1 genomic region:
- the LOC100259117 gene encoding uncharacterized protein LOC100259117 — protein MARVNKVRRKANSRLHRATPFPLSSHPRKVLKDVHLKKKHSKALAKKDWEDATCSVCMEFPHNAVLLLCSSYEKGCRPYMCATSCRYSNCLDQYKKAYTKVTSTESSPQSQGSTENLSLGSHSGLPNEKMEVSELLCPLCRGQVKGWTVVEPARKYLNAKKRTCMQDNCSYVGTYKQLRKHVRAEHPLARPREVDPSLEEKWKRLEGERERNDVLSTIRSSMPGALILGDYVIEGNYHGFYRDYAEYDAEAYFDDALFSLDSFGRGRRGGIHLGSRFNRTYDLLDEEDHEMRRHVAAPGRGLHRLLYGRSRRRQRHREANGER, from the coding sequence ATGGCAAGGGTTAACAAAGTGAGACGAAAGGCTAATTCCCGACTTCACAGGGCAACCCCATTCCCATTATCATCTCACCCTCGCAAGGTTCTGAAAGATGTTCATCTGAAGAAGAAACACTCTAAAGCATTGGCAAAAAAAGACTGGGAAGATGCAACCTGCTCAGTTTGTATGGAGTTCCCTCACAATGCTGTACTACTCCTTTGCTCCTCCTATGAGAAAGGTTGCCGCCCTTACATGTGTGCTACTAGTTGTCGTTACTCCAACTGTCTTGATCAGTACAAGAAAGCCTATACTAAAGTTACTTCAACCGAAAGTTCACCACAATCACAAGGTTCAACTGAGAATTTAAGTCTTGGTTCTCATTCAGGTCTTCCTAATGAAAAGATGGAAGTGTCAGAGCTTCTGTGTCCACTCTGCCGAGGACAGGTGAAAGGTTGGACAGTGGTGGAACCAGCACGTAAGTATCTCAATGCCAAGAAGAGAACATGCATGCAGGATAACTGCTCATATGTTGGAACATACAAACAACTCAGGAAGCATGTTAGAGCAGAGCACCCACTGGCACGACCTCGTGAAGTGGACCCTTCACTTGAAGAGAAATGGAAGAGGCTTGAAGGTGAAAGAGAACGGAATGATGTGCTCAGTACAATTAGATCATCAATGCCAGGTGCATTGATTCTGGGGGATTATGTGATAGAGGGTAACTATCATGGGTTTTATAGAGATTATGCTGAGTATGATGCAGAAGCATATTTTGATGATGCTCTTTTCTCTTTGGATTCTTTTGGTAGAGGGCGGAGGGGAGGTATCCACTTGGGTAGCAGATTTAACAGAACATATGATTTATTGGATGAGGAAGACCATGAGATGCGTCGCCATGTGGCTGCACCTGGACGTGGTCTCCACAGGTTGCTGTATGGGAGGTCAAGAAGGCGACAAAGGCACAGAGAAGCTAATGGAGAACGTTAA
- the LOC100264320 gene encoding nitrate reductase [NADH]-like (The RefSeq protein has 2 substitutions compared to this genomic sequence) produces the protein MAASVDNRQFSRLESSLNGVVRSFKTGSNHRSDSPVRGGGCNFPSNSEFTRPKKSVAAVEDDSSSDDENEPDWKDLVRKGNSELEPSVLDSRDEGTADNWIQRNPSMVRLTGKHPFNSEAPLNRLMHHGFITPVPLHYVRNHGAVPKGSWDNWTVEVSGLVKRPARFTMDQLVNEFPTREFPVTLVCAGNRRKEQNMVKQTIGFNWGAAGVSTSVWRGVRLRDVLKRCGIMSRKQGGLNVCFEGAEDLPGGGGSKYGTSIKNEIAMDPSRDIILAYMQNGERLLPDHGFPVRMIIPGFIGGRMVKWLKRIIVTTQESDSYYHYKDNRVLPSHVDAELANAEAWWYKPEYIINELNINSVITTPCHEEILPINSWTTQRPYTLKGYAYSGGGKKVTRVEVTMDGGETWQVCRLDHPEKPNKYGKYWCWCFWSLEVEVLDLIGAKEIAVRAWDETLNTQPEKLIWNVMGMMNNCWFRLKTNVCKRHRGEIGIVFEHPTLPGNQSGGWMAREKHLVQSSDANSTLKKSVSSPFMNTSSKMYSMSEVKKHNSADSTWIVVHGHVYDCTRFLKDHPGGTDSILINAGTDCTEEFDAIHSDKAKKLLEDYRIGELMTTGYTSDSSASSPNTSVHGASNLTHLAPIKEVTSLRSVALVPREKIPCKLVSKDSISHDVRRFRFALPSEDQVLGLPVGKHIFLCAAIDGKLCMRAYTPTSNIDEVGFFELVVKIYFKGVHPKFPNGGLMSQYLDSLPLGATLDVKGPLGHIEYTGRGNFLVHGKPKFAKKLAMIAGGSGITPIYQIIQAVLKDPEDDTEMYVVYANRTEDDILLWEELDAWAEKHERLKVWYVVGESIRKGWKYSLGFITESILREHIPSASGDTLALACGPPPMIQFAVQPNLEKLGYDIKNSLLVF, from the exons ATGGCGGCATCCGTTGATAATCGCCAGTTCTCTCGGCTGGAATCCTCACTCAACGGCGTTGTTCGCTCCTTCAAAACTGGTTCCAACCACCGTTCCGATTCGCCAGTTCGTGGCGGTGGTTGCAACTTCCCCTCCAACTCTGAATTCACTCGTCCCAAGAAATCCGTTGCAGCAGTGGAGGATGATTCCTCCAGTGACGACGAAAATGAACCCGATTGGAAAGATTTGGTTCGCAAGGGTAACAGTGAATTAGAGCCGTCCGTCTTGGACTCACGAGACGAAGGAACTGCGGATAATTGGATCCAGCGCAACCCTTCCATGGTCCGTCTCACAGGGAAACACCCCTTCAACTCGGAGGCGCCACTGAACCGACTCATGCACCATGGCTTCATCACGCCCGTCCCTCTCCACTACGTTCGCAACCACGGTGCGGTCCCCAAGGGCTCCTGGGACAACTGGACCGTGGAGGTATCTGGACTCGTCAAGCGACCCGCAAGATTCACCATGGACCAACTCGTGAACGAGTTCCCCACTCGGGAGTTTCCAGTCACACTGGTCTGCGCCGGTAACCGTCGGAAAGAGCAGAACATGGTAAAGCAAACGATTGGCTTCAACTGGGGGGCAGCCGGGGTGTCCACTTCGGTCTGGCGAGGCGTACGCTTACGCGATGTTCTGAAACGGTGCGGCATCATGAGCCGTAAGCAAGGGGGACTGAATGTGTGTTTCGAAGGCGCGGAAGATCTACCAGGTGGAGGCGGCTCCAAGTACGGAACCagcattaaaaatgaaatagcGATGGATCCGTCGCGAGATATCATATTGGCTTACATGCAGAACGGTGAACGATTATTACCAGATCATGGGTTCCCAGTGAGGATGATCATTCCAGGGTTCATTGGGGGCCGTATGGTAAAATGGCTCAAACGAATCATCGTAACCACCCAAGAATCTGACAGTTATTACCATTACAAGGACAACAGAGTCCTCCCTTCACACGTCGACGCCGAGCTAGCAAACGCCGAAG CTTGGTGGTATAAGCCGGAGTACATCATTAATGAGCTGAACATTAACTCCGTCATCACTACACCATGCCACGAAGAAATCTTACCCATCAACTCCTGGACGACTCAGAGGCCCTACACGTTGAAGGGCTACGCATACTCTG GAGGTGGGAAGAAAGTGACACGTGTGGAGGTGACGATGGACGGAGGAGAAACGTGGCAAGTGTGCAGACTGGACCACCCAGAGAAGCCCAACAAATACGGCAAGTACTGGTGCTGGTGCTTCTGGTCACTGGAGGTGGAGGTGCTGGATCTCATTGGTGCCAAAGAGATTGCAGTTCGAGCCTGGGATGAGACCCTCAACACCCAGCCCGAGAAGCTCATCTGGAACGTCATG GGAATGATGAACAACTGCTGGTTCAGAGTAAAAACAAATGTGTGCAAGCGTCACAGGGGAGAGATTGGAATCGTATTCGAGCATCCAACTCTTCCAGGAAACCAATCCGGAGGATGGATGGCTCGTGAAAAGCACCTTGTCCAATCCTCTGATGCCAACTCAACTCTGAAGAAGAGTGTCTCATCTCCTTTCATGAACACCTCCTCCAAAATGTACTCCATGTCCGAGGTCAAAAAACACAACTCAGCCGACTCCACATGGATCGTCGTCCACGGCCACGTCTACGATTGCACCCGCTTCCTCAAAGACCACCCTGGCGGTACCGACAGCATCCTCATCAATGCTGGCACCGACTGCACTGAGGAGTTCGACGCCATACACTCTGATAAAGCCAAAAAGCTTCTCGAGGACTATCGAATTGGTGAGTTGATGACCACTGGTTACACCTCCGACTCCTCTGCATCATCTCCCAACACCTCGGTACATGGGGCCTCCAACTTGACTCACCTTGCTCCTATCAAGGAAGTTACCCCATTGAGAAGCGTTGCACTCGTTCCTCGTGAGAAAATCCCATGCAAGCTCGTCTCCAAGGATTCCATCTCACATGACGTACGTCGTTTTCGATTTGCATTGCCGTCTGAAGATCAAGTTTTGGGATTACCCGTAGGAAAGCACATATTCCTTTGTGCTGCCATTGATGGTAAGCTGTGCATGCGAGCCTACACCCCGACTAGCAACATTGATGAAGTGGGCTTCTTCGAGCTTGTGGTTAAGATTTACTTCAAGGGTGTACACCCTAAATTCCCTAATGGTGGCCTCATGTCGCAGTACTTGGATTCGCTTCCGTTGGGGGCCACGCTGGACGTGAAGGGTCCACTGGGTCACATAGAATATACTGGGCGTGGTAACTTTCTTGTGCATGGCAAACCCAAGTTTGCCAAGAAGCTGGCCATGATAGCAGGCGGCAGTGGAATCACGCCTATCTATCAGATTATTCAAGCTGTGTTGAAGGATCCAGAGGATGACACTGAGATGTATGTGGTGTATGCGAATCGCACTGAAGATGATATATTGCTATGGGAGGAGCTTGATGCTTGGGCTGAAAAGCATGAGAGGTTGAAGGTGTGGTATGTGGTGGGAGAAAGCATAAGGAAGGGTTGGAAATACAGTTTGGGTTTCATCACAGAGAGTATTCTGAGGGAGCACATCCCATCTGCTTCCGGTGATACTTTGGCTCTGGCTTGTGGGCCACCGCCGATGATTCAGTTTGCAGTGCAACCCAATTTGGAAAAGTTGGGCTATGATATTAAGAATTCTTTGCTGGTGTTCTGA
- the LOC104882472 gene encoding uncharacterized protein LOC104882472: protein MARGYKKRNEENGVVITVYVESSAIPSRYNRPIDAGKPKASTKYGNNRRAQLLAHAQRLRRAESIELERPRTKTRSKRKPKKWGWTPSSAKIRGSFRRIFMKRERGYERIVTETINLNKRKSTTWRDSIFCRRLMRMVRGCYGKGENVSSTL from the exons ATGGCCAGGGGTTATAAGAAAAGGAATGAGGAGAATGGAGTTGTAATCACCGTTTACGTTGAATCATCCGCAATCCCTTCACGTTACAATCGTCCCATCGATGCCGGAAAGCCTAAAGCTTCAACAAAATATGGTAACAATCGACGGGCACAGCTCCTGGCCCATGCTCAGCGGCTAAGGCGTGCTGAGTCCATCGAGTTGGAACGGCCCAGAACCAAAACAAGGTCCAAGCGGAAGCCCAAG AAGTGGGGATGGACGCCTTCTTCAGCAAAGATCCGGGGATCCTTCCGTCGCATTTTCATGAAAAGGGAAAGGGGTTACGAGCGTATAGTAACGGAAACTATCAATCTCAACAAAAGAAAGAGCACAACCTGGAGGGATTCCATCTTTTGC AGGAGATTAATGAGGATGGTAAGAGGATGTTATGGAAAGGGGGAAAACGTATCATCAACACTGTGA